A window from Leptospira meyeri encodes these proteins:
- a CDS encoding SCO family protein, which yields MKFQSTYKIFIFLICVVVGFGCDDHNSNNHHHHGEDHVLAANDAAQGSLFDLGSKWTTESNQMIGFNHYRGSLFIISMFYASCQSVCPRLVADMEQLAKKIKLSIGQEPRIVLVSFDSEKDNPDVLSSYKKKMNLNDNWTLLTGTESDIRMLSVVLGINYKKISNGEFNHSAVYSLVSKEGFVVSRIEGIGSNTDVLISQYQKLK from the coding sequence ATGAAATTTCAATCAACTTATAAAATATTCATTTTCTTAATTTGTGTGGTTGTCGGTTTTGGCTGCGACGACCATAATTCAAACAACCACCATCACCATGGAGAGGATCATGTTTTAGCTGCAAACGATGCTGCTCAAGGCAGTTTGTTTGATTTAGGTTCCAAGTGGACAACAGAATCCAATCAAATGATAGGATTTAACCATTACCGAGGTTCTCTTTTTATCATTAGTATGTTTTATGCGAGTTGTCAGTCGGTTTGCCCTAGACTTGTTGCTGATATGGAACAATTAGCTAAAAAAATAAAGTTATCCATCGGACAGGAGCCTCGTATAGTTCTTGTTAGTTTTGATTCGGAAAAAGATAATCCTGATGTTCTGAGCAGCTACAAAAAGAAAATGAACCTAAATGATAACTGGACTCTACTTACTGGGACGGAATCCGACATTCGAATGTTATCCGTTGTTCTTGGTATCAATTATAAAAAGATTTCGAATGGAGAGTTTAATCATTCGGCAGTTTATAGTTTGGTTTCTAAAGAAGGTTTTGTTGTTTCTCGAATTGAAGGAATTGGTTCGAATACGGATGTATTGATTTCCCAATATCAAAAATTAAAATAA
- a CDS encoding formylglycine-generating enzyme family protein: MKLFFVFYVLVLNISLSAEMVKIPRGSWKPFLKENESVLGGSVIIKSFYLDEYPVTKKEYFEFIEANPSWKKGKVSSLFADEGYLGDWKEKVPKSHDLNSPVTYVSWFSANAYCQWKGKRLPTESEWEFAANVPPTGKNKKAVESVILNWYGEQKPEFLPSVGKYKNGLGVYDQHGMIWEWVFDFNNTSVTGDSRQDTDLENNLFCGGGSLKANDFSNYASYMRYGYRAGLKGWYTAKYLGFRCASDILK; the protein is encoded by the coding sequence ATGAAGCTTTTTTTTGTTTTTTATGTCTTGGTTCTTAATATTTCTCTTTCTGCTGAGATGGTAAAAATACCAAGAGGAAGTTGGAAACCATTCTTAAAAGAGAATGAATCTGTGTTAGGTGGCTCGGTAATTATAAAATCTTTTTATTTGGATGAATATCCTGTTACAAAAAAAGAATATTTTGAATTTATCGAAGCCAATCCTAGTTGGAAAAAAGGGAAAGTCTCCAGTTTGTTTGCGGATGAGGGGTATTTGGGAGATTGGAAAGAAAAAGTTCCAAAAAGCCACGATTTGAATTCTCCCGTAACTTATGTTTCTTGGTTTAGTGCCAATGCTTATTGCCAGTGGAAGGGGAAACGATTGCCTACTGAATCAGAATGGGAATTTGCAGCAAATGTTCCTCCCACTGGAAAAAATAAAAAAGCAGTCGAATCAGTAATTCTTAATTGGTATGGAGAACAAAAACCTGAATTTCTTCCATCAGTTGGAAAATATAAAAATGGTTTGGGTGTGTATGACCAACATGGAATGATTTGGGAGTGGGTTTTCGATTTTAACAATACTTCTGTGACTGGAGATTCAAGACAAGATACCGATTTAGAAAATAACCTTTTTTGTGGTGGTGGTTCATTAAAGGCAAATGATTTTTCTAACTATGCGTCTTATATGCGTTATGGATATCGAGCTGGATTAAAAGGATGGTATACTGCCAAATATTTAGGATTTAGATGTGCATCAGATATTTTAAAATAA
- the nirK gene encoding copper-containing nitrite reductase, translated as MHTKLQKPNRFGIYLLFLVMTSSLSVCSGQKTEEAKLTYAPEVPPHIDRTNEAKVIVNMETVEVVGRLADGVEYTFWTFGGSVPGPMIRVREGDEVEFHLKNHPSSKMPHNIDLHAVTGQGGGAAASLTIPGHASKFSFKALNPGLYIYHCATSPVGMHIANGMYGLIFVQPKDDLPKVDKEYYVVQSEFYTKGKNGEPGLQPFSMEKAITEIPDYVVFNGSVGSLVEDRAITAKVGETVRLFVGNGGPNLVSSFHVIGEIFDNVYTEGGILPNQKNVQTTLIPAGGSAIVDFKVEVPGTLILVDHSIFRTFNKGSLGMLKVEGEPNATVYSGKQDDTVYLPEGPAIQRMVTEVKPKVSAKTPKEILANGERVYKSVCAACHMKEGQGVVGVFPPLAKSDYLNADKARAIQILKKGLSGPITVNGQKYNNVMPHLELSNEEIASVLSYVYNQWGNKGIMVSEAEVK; from the coding sequence ATGCATACAAAACTACAGAAACCCAATCGGTTTGGGATTTATCTTCTCTTTTTGGTTATGACAAGTTCCTTGTCTGTTTGTTCAGGGCAAAAAACAGAAGAAGCCAAACTCACCTATGCCCCTGAAGTACCACCTCATATTGATCGTACGAACGAAGCCAAAGTCATCGTCAATATGGAAACTGTGGAAGTAGTGGGTAGGCTTGCTGATGGAGTCGAATATACGTTTTGGACTTTTGGTGGATCAGTACCTGGGCCAATGATTCGAGTCCGAGAAGGAGATGAAGTAGAGTTTCACTTGAAAAACCATCCGTCAAGTAAAATGCCACATAACATTGATTTGCATGCTGTAACAGGACAAGGAGGAGGAGCCGCTGCTTCTTTAACAATTCCTGGTCATGCTTCAAAATTTTCATTTAAAGCTTTAAATCCCGGTCTTTACATTTATCATTGTGCTACTTCTCCGGTGGGAATGCATATTGCGAACGGAATGTACGGTTTGATTTTTGTTCAACCCAAAGATGATCTTCCTAAAGTAGACAAAGAATACTATGTTGTGCAGAGTGAGTTTTATACCAAAGGTAAAAATGGGGAACCTGGGCTTCAACCCTTTAGCATGGAAAAGGCGATTACCGAAATTCCTGACTACGTTGTTTTTAACGGTTCTGTAGGCTCCTTGGTCGAAGATCGAGCCATTACTGCAAAAGTGGGGGAAACAGTGCGATTGTTTGTTGGGAACGGTGGCCCGAATTTAGTGTCTTCATTTCATGTGATTGGCGAAATTTTTGACAATGTTTATACAGAAGGTGGAATCCTTCCTAATCAAAAAAATGTACAAACCACTCTCATACCAGCCGGTGGTTCTGCCATTGTAGATTTTAAAGTTGAGGTACCAGGTACTTTGATTCTAGTGGATCATTCTATCTTTAGAACGTTTAACAAAGGTTCGCTTGGGATGCTAAAAGTTGAAGGTGAGCCGAATGCAACTGTTTATTCTGGAAAACAGGATGATACTGTTTACCTTCCCGAAGGACCAGCCATCCAAAGAATGGTAACCGAGGTAAAACCCAAAGTCTCTGCGAAAACTCCAAAAGAAATTTTGGCCAATGGGGAAAGAGTGTATAAATCAGTTTGTGCAGCTTGTCATATGAAAGAAGGACAAGGTGTTGTTGGTGTGTTCCCACCCCTTGCAAAGTCCGATTATTTGAATGCGGATAAAGCTCGTGCGATCCAAATTTTAAAAAAGGGGCTTAGTGGTCCAATTACAGTCAATGGACAAAAATATAATAATGTCATGCCTCATTTGGAACTTTCAAATGAAGAAATTGCGAGTGTCCTTAGTTATGTATACAACCAATGGGGAAACAAAGGAATTATGGTTTCTGAAGCAGAGGTAAAATAA
- a CDS encoding GAF domain-containing SpoIIE family protein phosphatase, with amino-acid sequence MSLDPQTSLSKFRSLLHISSILNANLDLHQLLPLIMLYSKDLLEAEASSLFLLEDEEFLYCEVALGEKGEIIQQYARLELGEGIVGMVAREKKPIALEDAYKDPRFNASMDKRTGFKTKSLICVPLFVEERLIGTLEVINKTNNRIFDSSDLEYLISLSEVAATAIQNANTKDSLDKRILELSLLYEFERLSVSEKSLNELGKWILNRVLEYLGASSGTIYLANADKQELSILSAKGIPEDAYDQIKVPYGTGVSGWVAEKRESLLIHNLDLDPRYNKLAPYKFESKSLISAPLIFQEELLGVISINNKVSGYAFQHSDLDLLTNIAARLSSTIKNAQLFHQIVDTGKELNRAKNIMKKIMPSILPKSNGLSYGVAHIPLEQVGGDFYDVTELEDSKFSILIADISGHGLSAAVLAAMAHMVLKNFEPDIKQSPSLFLTTLNHMLYGKLAGNFLTAFYGIIDLKNNTLLCANAGHHAPFLLDKKDSPLIQLDVKGKILGLISDLFYEEKTFPFTPGNRLVMYTDGITEHMSKDHNKRYDEDLFQKAILKSKTLDSQNSADDLIRAAREYVGTNDFADDVTVLLVDRI; translated from the coding sequence ATGTCGTTAGACCCTCAAACTAGCCTTAGTAAGTTTCGTAGCCTACTCCATATTTCTTCCATTCTGAATGCAAACCTAGATTTGCACCAGCTCCTACCACTCATTATGTTATATTCTAAAGATCTACTGGAAGCAGAAGCAAGTTCGCTTTTTCTTTTGGAAGATGAAGAATTTTTGTATTGTGAAGTGGCATTAGGAGAAAAGGGAGAAATCATCCAACAATATGCTCGTTTGGAGTTAGGCGAAGGGATTGTAGGAATGGTAGCAAGAGAAAAAAAACCAATCGCTTTAGAAGATGCCTACAAAGACCCAAGATTCAATGCGAGTATGGACAAACGCACTGGATTCAAAACAAAATCACTTATCTGTGTCCCTCTTTTTGTAGAAGAAAGATTGATTGGAACTTTGGAAGTCATCAACAAAACAAATAACAGAATCTTTGATTCCTCCGATTTGGAATATTTAATTTCTCTTTCTGAAGTTGCAGCCACTGCCATCCAAAATGCTAATACCAAAGACAGTTTGGACAAACGCATTCTCGAATTATCTTTATTATATGAATTTGAAAGATTATCTGTTTCCGAAAAAAGTTTGAACGAACTAGGTAAATGGATACTGAATCGAGTTTTGGAATACTTGGGTGCTTCTTCAGGAACCATCTATTTAGCAAATGCAGACAAACAAGAATTAAGTATTCTTTCTGCAAAAGGAATTCCAGAAGATGCTTACGACCAAATCAAAGTTCCTTATGGGACCGGGGTTTCAGGATGGGTAGCAGAAAAAAGAGAAAGCCTTCTCATTCACAACTTGGATTTAGATCCGAGATATAACAAACTCGCACCATATAAATTTGAATCCAAATCTCTCATCTCTGCGCCGTTAATATTCCAGGAGGAACTCCTTGGTGTCATTAGCATCAATAACAAAGTATCTGGATATGCGTTTCAACATTCGGACTTAGACTTACTAACAAATATTGCTGCAAGACTCAGTAGTACAATTAAAAATGCTCAACTATTCCATCAAATTGTAGATACAGGAAAGGAGTTGAATCGGGCAAAAAACATAATGAAAAAAATTATGCCGTCGATTCTTCCCAAGTCAAATGGACTTTCTTACGGGGTGGCACACATTCCTCTAGAACAAGTTGGTGGCGACTTTTATGACGTAACCGAATTAGAAGATTCCAAATTTTCAATATTAATTGCGGACATTTCTGGACATGGGCTTTCGGCTGCTGTTCTTGCCGCAATGGCCCATATGGTATTAAAGAATTTTGAACCAGATATAAAACAAAGCCCTTCATTATTTCTTACAACCTTGAACCATATGTTATACGGTAAGTTAGCCGGGAATTTTCTCACTGCCTTCTATGGAATTATTGATCTCAAAAACAATACCCTACTTTGTGCTAACGCAGGTCACCACGCCCCATTTTTATTGGACAAAAAGGATTCACCCTTAATCCAACTTGATGTGAAAGGAAAAATTTTAGGGCTCATCTCCGATCTATTTTACGAAGAAAAGACCTTTCCTTTTACACCCGGGAATCGCCTTGTTATGTATACCGATGGGATAACTGAACATATGTCAAAAGACCATAACAAACGTTATGACGAAGATTTATTCCAAAAGGCAATTTTAAAATCAAAGACACTTGATTCCCAAAACTCCGCAGACGATCTCATTCGAGCTGCTAGAGAGTATGTGGGAACAAATGACTTTGCGGACGATGTCACCGTTTTGTTAGTCGATCGAATTTAA
- a CDS encoding methyl-accepting chemotaxis protein has protein sequence MIQIPIIIVYDTLAEKDGRKQLKNVKVNLVENVLTESDVIISRTDAKGLITYVSPDFARISEYSVEEMIGKPHNIVRHPDMPKIVFQELWDYIKVGLPWTGAVKNRAKSGNYYWVDATITPVLNEERKVVGYVSVRKKLADDKKKYYDDLYKKMRKQRFSLGKKGKVVKNIRTVKYLEVFFVLASCLPFLGLFGFLCLDKPLLCGILFLSQTLLASSFVYLLSQKNKKLQRATESVISVSSGRFQYPDHFHNDSRDEVKIMLLSMKSMSINLWGIVSQIQRATHVSIRISEELKDLTNHFFTSTHSMASGSEEAAACMEELTSALTNIKQITANHSVIMSDMRDYMDAVNQNLNGTQNALRGLDELSARSTQKADLGKQKISDSLEGIEAIKKVSSKILNIVSIITEIANRTNLLSLNASIEAARAGNVGAGFAIVAKEMMSLNEQIAVSAEEIKSYVDETLSVIQETSTKVKDASLEIFSVSDLFYEMKSILNKVAASLYHDLQESNRVKVKLESVEDQVKQIDQSVLEANLASKQISSILLGLSEQAQVIAFKSETLHEKSSLVVSEPKKIMDLVEHYYTGSTESMEIVS, from the coding sequence TTGATTCAAATTCCCATCATTATAGTTTACGATACGTTAGCTGAGAAAGATGGGAGAAAACAATTGAAAAATGTAAAAGTAAATTTAGTTGAAAATGTTCTTACCGAATCTGATGTCATCATCTCTCGCACCGATGCCAAAGGTTTGATTACTTATGTGTCACCTGACTTTGCAAGAATTTCAGAATATTCTGTTGAAGAAATGATTGGGAAACCACATAATATAGTTCGGCATCCTGACATGCCAAAAATTGTATTCCAAGAACTTTGGGACTATATTAAGGTAGGGCTGCCTTGGACCGGAGCAGTTAAAAATAGAGCAAAGTCTGGAAATTACTATTGGGTTGATGCCACAATCACACCTGTCTTAAACGAAGAAAGAAAAGTTGTCGGTTATGTTTCGGTTCGGAAAAAATTAGCTGATGATAAAAAGAAGTATTATGATGATTTATACAAAAAAATGAGAAAACAACGGTTTTCTTTGGGGAAAAAAGGAAAAGTGGTAAAAAACATCAGAACCGTCAAATACCTGGAAGTATTTTTTGTATTGGCAAGTTGTCTTCCATTTTTAGGTCTTTTCGGTTTTTTATGTTTAGATAAGCCATTGTTATGTGGTATTTTGTTTTTATCACAAACGCTGCTTGCTTCCAGTTTTGTCTATCTATTGTCTCAAAAAAATAAAAAGTTACAAAGAGCAACGGAATCAGTGATTTCTGTTTCATCCGGTAGATTTCAATACCCAGATCATTTCCATAATGATAGTAGGGATGAAGTAAAAATAATGTTACTCTCAATGAAGAGTATGAGCATTAACCTTTGGGGTATTGTTTCTCAAATTCAAAGAGCAACTCATGTTTCTATTCGAATTTCCGAGGAATTAAAGGACCTCACCAATCACTTTTTCACTTCGACTCATTCCATGGCTTCTGGAAGTGAAGAAGCGGCTGCCTGTATGGAAGAACTGACTTCTGCTCTCACCAATATCAAACAAATCACTGCAAATCATTCTGTGATCATGTCGGATATGAGAGATTACATGGATGCAGTGAATCAAAATTTAAACGGAACACAAAATGCTTTAAGAGGATTGGATGAGTTATCAGCTAGATCGACACAAAAAGCCGATTTAGGAAAACAAAAAATATCTGATTCTTTGGAAGGGATTGAAGCCATCAAAAAAGTTTCTAGTAAAATTTTAAACATAGTTTCGATAATAACCGAAATTGCCAATCGAACCAACTTGCTTTCGTTAAATGCATCTATTGAGGCAGCAAGAGCAGGAAATGTTGGCGCTGGATTTGCGATCGTAGCCAAAGAAATGATGAGTTTGAATGAACAAATTGCTGTGTCTGCAGAAGAAATTAAATCCTATGTAGATGAAACATTGTCTGTGATCCAAGAAACTTCGACAAAGGTAAAAGATGCTTCCTTGGAAATATTTTCTGTTTCTGATTTGTTTTATGAAATGAAATCAATTTTAAATAAGGTAGCTGCATCCTTATATCACGACCTACAAGAATCAAATCGAGTGAAGGTAAAATTAGAGTCTGTCGAAGACCAAGTCAAACAAATTGATCAATCTGTTTTAGAAGCAAATTTGGCTTCCAAACAAATTTCAAGTATTCTTCTTGGGTTATCGGAACAGGCTCAGGTCATTGCCTTTAAATCAGAGACCTTACATGAAAAGAGTTCCTTAGTGGTCTCGGAACCTAAAAAAATCATGGATTTAGTCGAACATTATTATACGGGTAGCACCGAAAGTATGGAAATCGTATCCTAA